Part of the Leucobacter insecticola genome is shown below.
GCAGCTGTTCCTGGTCAGAACTTCATGGCCGTAAACGGGTTGTTTAACGCTGGCTCGGCCGAGGATGCCGCGAACGGGGCTTACGGCTCGATGGCTTGGGACCCGACTCTCATGAACCTCGTCGGTAAGCCGACCCTTCGTTTTGCGCCGTCGGGTGCGGCCACCAGCCTCTATGCGCCCGGTTCCGGAACCGCTTTGGATGAAAATGACTACGTCGTCGAATACACGGATTTCGTGTTCGTAGACGACGCAGATCGCAAGGCTCGAGACTCGTTCACAGACCCGGCGATGTCTTGGGTGAATGACGCCGCTCAGCTTCCCGGCGGAATGGCGGCAGTAACCAGTGTGCGGGTGAAGTACCTGAAACCGCTTGCTCCCAACTCCACGATTGCGCTCGTTACACCACTGCAGCGCACTCTGGCTTCGGCGGGGCTCGCAACTGGTACCAGGATGCCTTGGTTCTGGCAGTACGGATCAGCGTCCAGTACCGTCGTGAAATCAGTCTACAGCGGCAGCGGAACGACTAGCTCCGGCGGCAACGTCCAGGCATCTGACGCTCTCGTGCGAGCCGAGGTGGCGTGGCAGAAGGTGGAGGGTGAAACCTATGCTGCGGGCAACGCGCAGCGTGGTGATCTGGTGAACCTGAAGATCACGCCCATCGTGATCGGCCCGGTCGGCAATGCAACGACGGCGGCTGCGGATACCAAGGTGACCGTGACGATGCCGAACGCGTGCTACGAGCCCGTCGCGAGTGTGTTGCCGGCAAACGCGCAGCTCACCCCCGGTGTTCCGGGTGCGAACTGCGCCACGGGAACCCCCGCAACGATTGTGTACACCCTGGGTAATCTGAACGCTGCAGGTGGAGACGCTGGCCCTGCCCCGTATCAGGGTCACGCGACGTTCCTGAACGCCCTCCAGGTCACGGTGAAGGTGTCGCTCGACACTCCCCCGCGACTGTGGCGGCGACGGTCGTGATCGATTCCCCGTCTGACGGGTCGGTGGTCTCGTACGAGGGCAACACTCAGGCGTCCGCGACGGCGAAGGCTCAGGACAAGACCTACTTGCCGCAGTTGGTCACCGCGGGTGCGGCGGTGTTTAAGAATCAGAAGATCGCTTCGACCGCAACCCCAGGCTATGTTGGCCCGGGTGAGGAGATGGCATACACGATCTCGTTCGCGAACGCGTCGATCAAGAACTTCACCTCGGCACAGTTTGTTGATGTGTTGCCGTTTGATGGTGACAATCGCGGATCGACAGGGTTTGGCGGTTCAAAGGTCGAGCTGAAGTCTGTTTCGGCGTCGATGGCGGCTCCCTCGGTCGCGCCTGTCACGATCGAGTACACGACTGATCCTGCGGTGCAGGTGCAGACCGCCGTGGCGACGGCCGGTAACGAGAACGCTGCGACCGGGGTCTCCTGGACCGCGACCGCTCCCGCGAACCTGAAGACCGTGACCGCGCTCAGGTTCACAGTTGAGGGCGGGATGCCGATCGGCGCTTCGGGTTCGGCGCTGGTGAAGGTATCGGCTCCGTCGCTCGCGCTTGACGGCAAGGTGAACAACACCATCTCGTCGTGGTTGATCGCTGAGACCGGCGGCGACCTGAAGTCGTCCGCGGCTTCGTCGAGCCCGCTCAAGTCCTCCGCAGTGAACATCAGCGGCAAGGTGTACCGTGACCTGAACTTCGACGGTTCAGTGTCTGCCGGTGACAGCACCTGGCCTGCAACCACGGCCGGTCTTGAACTCGTGGCTCCTGACGGCACGGTGGTCACGACGACCGATATCGCCGCTGATGGCACGTACCAGTTCCCGCTCGTGGGGGCAGACACCTACCAGGTGCGGCTCAAGACCCCGACGGGTTGGAAGAAGCTCGCCGGTTCCATCGTGACCGAGCCCGGGCAGACATATCAGAGTCCTGCGACGGATGTGTTGTATCAGGAAGAGGTTGCTGACCCGATCCTGGTCGATAAGACCGCCGCAGCAGGCATGACGGCCTCAACCCCGGTGTTGATTGATGTGGCCGCGGGTGACACACTCGCGTATCCGGTGACCGCGGGCAGTATCGCGATGGCCGGGACTACGGCAGCGAACACCATTGCGGTGGAGTCGCAGCCCACACACGGTACCGCTCAGGTACAGCTTGCTACGTCGGGTCTGTCAAAGATCCAGTACACCGCCCCTGCTACCTGGCCTGCCGAGTATGCGGACCAGGCATCGTTTGTGGATTCCTTCACGTATTCGTGGACGAACGTGCTCGGTGTGAAGAAGACCGCGACGGTTGAGGTGACGGTGTACAAGCCGATCACGGTGACCTTTGCAACGCCTGAGGCTGCGTCGAAGACGATCGGTGAGAAAGCGACCGCGACCTACACGCCGACCCTGACCACCGATAGTGGCTTGAAGTCCGCCACGGTGACCACCGCCCCGGAAAGGGGGAGGTGGCGGTGAATCAGACCACGGGTGAGGTGACGTTCAACGCTGCTGGCGGGACGGAAGCGACGCCTGGCACGTACACGTTCACGGTCTCCTACACCGACAACCTGAACCAGGTCACGACGCAGGAATACACGGCGATCGTGTTGGCGAAACCCGTCGCGACGGGGAACTCTGCGACCGTGGGGCTGGGTGTGACACACACCTTCCCGAAGAACGTCACTCCTGCCGGGCTTGCGTCTGCGGGTGTGATCGGTGGCACGAACGCGGACATGGCGTCGATTGATGCGAATGGTGACATTGAGTTCGCAGGTTCTGCGTCTGCTGGCACCTACTCGTTCACCGTGACGTATACGGATGCGGTGGGCCAGTTCGCAACTGCCGCGTATTCGGTGACGGTGCAGGGCGAGCTCATGATTGATGTGAAGTCGTCGATGACGATTGGTGAGGGTGGTACGGCAACGTTTACCCCGATCATTGATGATGTGGCGAACCTGAAGTCCGCGACGGCATCCGCGATATCGCCTGCGGGTGGCGCGGTGACGGTTGATCAGGCCACGGGTGAGGTGGTGTTCGAAGCGGGTACTGCTGATCCGGGCACGTATACCTTCGATGTCACTTATATTGATGATCTCGATCAGGAGACCACGGTCACGTATACGGTGACGGTCCAGGCCGCACCGATCTCGAAGGGCGACATCACCGAGACCGTTGAACTGGG
Proteins encoded:
- a CDS encoding Ig-like domain-containing protein; translated protein: MNQTTGEVTFNAAGGTEATPGTYTFTVSYTDNLNQVTTQEYTAIVLAKPVATGNSATVGLGVTHTFPKNVTPAGLASAGVIGGTNADMASIDANGDIEFAGSASAGTYSFTVTYTDAVGQFATAAYSVTVQGELMIDVKSSMTIGEGGTATFTPIIDDVANLKSATASAISPAGGAVTVDQATGEVVFEAGTADPGTYTFDVTYIDDLDQETTVTYTVTVQAAPISKGDITETVELGTESVTIDVLGVVTGTNLQPLTDASFTQPAHGTVALNADGMVVYTPEPGFVGTVSFATTVVDDLGQSVVVNTTITVLPAPPTDTGDGNAVVDGGKGGLNIGGLSVTGGTIGLSAAIAAVLLGLGAGILILRRKRREVEEA